From Debaryomyces hansenii CBS767 chromosome C complete sequence, a single genomic window includes:
- a CDS encoding DEHA2C00594p (weakly similar to uniprot|Q754F3 Ashbya gossypii AFR117C): MNGGDISSRNHNFDISKNTKSKRTRVPTSCLLCRKRKIKCDRKRPHCSGCLTNNTSHLCKYEIKPWSKEYFDTSNKEPWQQEVDDLRLKIKSLEKNIEQQQLELDTRSETSLRSSVTSTNSSQNDYRKSSDEGDTTILDLAERFDCLVVKDSRLRYFGPTSSVALIRNDIYASAIYSKYFKEQNKNFKEISAKHGDLGIKKYDTDGEKGDCSSYRPSFAGNFPELPSFEIINLLLRRFFDFCYPLFPFIDEKSFMADIEVILTKENNKINLNIRQESTFALFLIMLRYSYITLPFKKNSNRSSETKFDLVQQLALSETNIPSSYVEYAKHLIISPSSLGKMTLSTIQAGLFLRVYKKQCPEDDDIATDNDILLGILIQMARLHGFHRNAVESDKGLVNANDIQLWKKIWTQLLYLDAMQSFANGTPLLVSDDEFNNQRSFITYNDSFNLQIEDTLITRQFALSHMATTLTRKFLLITSQMYRSFKRSALDELVVEMNELIYNKMRTFDQLCNSDGSFIDENITDRAQEFMLRMELFSKSYTLYYILFLTADEEREPDLRKSYLMFALEKGLIISKLAFEFAENTSSKFGSELETFIAPYIWTPFFKILPTLYSILLRVLTGEFSLIEFSKCFKSPDSSGLIAWAQLNYESEKKCVKNLSAIYEQLNSKCLYLTFKFFHCYRVCFTFKIIFNYLQEFYPQLLTDNDDMKGNTEDIQTKEIGVGSMHGDDFLNNKLDPDHIFDFDYFFTNMQYNLDPFLNDLNTSFDTFEN; encoded by the coding sequence ATGAACGGAGGCGATATATCTTCCCGTAACCACAACTTCGATATTTCTAAGAATACGAAAAGTAAGAGAACTAGAGTTCCGACGTCATGTTTGTTATgcagaaaaagaaaaataaaatgcGATAGAAAAAGACCCCATTGTAGTGGGTGTTTAACTAACAATACATCTCATCTATGTAAGTATGAGATAAAGCCGTGGTCAAAGGAGTATTTTGATACTAGTAATAAAGAACCATGGCAACAAgaagttgatgatttgagattgaaaataaaatcactCgagaagaatattgaacaaCAACAGTTGGAACTAGACACCAGGTCGGAGACAAGCCTTCGTTCTTCGGTGACATCTACAAATAGCAGTCAGAATGATTATAGAAAAAGTCTGGATGAAGGAGATACAACCATATTAGATTTGGCAGAAAGGTTTGATTGCCTCGTTGTAAAAGACCTGAGATTAAGATATTTTGGTCCCACTTCATCCGTTGCGCTTATACGAAATGATATATATGCTTCTGCaatatattccaaatatttcaaagaacaaaacaagaatttcaaagaGATTTCTGCTAAGCATGGAGACTTAGGAATCAAAAAGTATGATACTGATGGAGAAAAGGGCGACTGTTCTTCATATAGGCCATCATTTGCTGGTAATTTTCCTGAGCTTCCTTCTTTcgaaataataaatttactCCTTCGTCGGTTTTTCGACTTTTGTTATCCGCTATTTCCTTTCATTGATGAGAAAAGTTTTATGGCAGACATTGAAGTTATTTTAACAAAAGAgaacaataaaatcaatttaaaCATTCGCCAAGAAAGTACTTTTGcattatttctaataatgttAAGATATTCGTATATAACTTTGCcttttaaaaaaaattcaaatcgACTGTCAGAGACCAAATTTGATTTGGTTCAACAATTGGCGCTTTCGGAAACAAATATCCCTCTGTCTTATGTGGAATATGCAAAGCATCTCATCATATCACCAAGCAGTCTTGGAAAGATGACTCTCAGTACAATTCAGGCTGGTTTGTTTTTGAGAGTTTATAAAAAGCAATGTCCTGAGGATGATGACATAGCAACAGACAATGATATATTGTTGGGGATTCTCATTCAAATGGCTAGATTGCATGGTTTTCATAGAAACGCCGTCGAATCGGATAAAGGACTTGTGAATGCGAATGATATACAATTATggaagaagatttggaCCCAATTATTATACCTTGATGCAATGCAAAGTTTTGCTAATGGAACACCTCTATTGGTATCTGATGACGAGTTTAATAATCAGAGATCTTTTATCACGTATAATGATAGCTTTAATCTCCAAATTGAAGACACTCTAATAACAAGGCAGTTTGCATTATCACATATGGCAACAACGTTGACAAGGAAGTTCTTACTTATTACAAGTCAAATGTACAGAAGTTTCAAAAGATCGGCTTTAGATGAATTGGTTGTTGAGATGaatgaattgatttataaCAAAATGAGGACTTTCGACCAATTGTGTAATTCAGATGGTAGTTTTATTGACGAAAACATCACTGACCGGGCACAAGAGTTTATGCTAAGAATGGAAttattttctaaatcatataccttgtattatatattgtttttGACTGCAGATGAAGAGAGAGAACCAGACTTGAGAAAATCTTACTTGATGTTTGCTTTAGAAAAAGGGTtaattatatcaaaattagcatttgaatttgcagaaaatacttcttcaaaatttggtTCTGAACTTGAAACTTTTATTGCTCCTTACATTTGGACgccatttttcaaaatattgcCAACTTTGTACAGTATTTTGTTGAGAGTATTAACAGGTGAATTTTCCCTAATcgaattttcaaaatgcTTCAAATCACCAGATTCTTCAGGGCTAATTGCATGGGCTCAATTGAATTACGAAAGTGAAAAGAAATGTGTTAAAAATCTTTCAGCGATATATGAgcaattaaattcaaaatgcTTATATTTGacatttaaatttttccaTTGTTATCGTGTTTGTTTTaccttcaaaattatttttaattacttacaagaattttatCCACAACTATTAACCGATAATGACGACATGAAAGGAAATACAGAAGATATACAGACTAAGGAGATCGGTGTAGGCTCAATGCATGGCGatgatttcttgaataataaactTGATCCTGATCATATATTCGACTTCGACTATTTCTTCACAAATATGCAATATAATTTGGATCCCtttttaaatgatttgaatacaAGTTTTGATACTTTTGAAAACTGA
- a CDS encoding DEHA2C00528p (no similarity), translating to MNKISKLKPFGPKLAMALKITCVTMLCLAILVVAQARNDSHDVSMPVKVVPDVEHPDSISSDLIKRNWAPAVLAGGSTLFAGIAVISYQLTKIACSPSILARLAVFTISVGVEYILFWAGITLLSVSVSSLLAFLLLDSLINP from the coding sequence atgAATAAAATAAGTAAGCTTAAACCATTTGGCCCAAAACTAGCAATGGCCCTTAAGATAACTTGTGTTACCATGTTATGCCTTGCTATACTAGTAGTAGCTCAAGCAAGAAATGACCTGCATGACGTTCTGATGCCAGTAAAAGTGGTACCAGATGTCGAGCATCCAGACAGTATTAGTAGTGACCTTATAAAACGTAACTGGGCACCAGCAGTTCTAGCAGGCGGGTCAACGTTATTCGCAGGAATAGCGGTCATATCCTATCAATTAACAAAAATTGCTTGTTCGCCATCAATACTAGCCAGACTAGCCGTGTTTACGATTTCTGTCGGcgttgaatatattttgttttgGGCCGGTATAACATTGCTATCAGTATCTGTACTGTCTTTATTGGCTTTCCTTTTATTAGATAGCTTGATAAATCCTTAG
- a CDS encoding DEHA2C00638p (weakly similar to uniprot|Q12244 Saccharomyces cerevisiae YLL054C), with protein MKSSGYESKRDKISYACGRCRKRKIKCDRKLPSCSSCSELGETGSCKYESDKWQTDLMVYEPGNAQLRKEVGVLRTKIRLLENTVSTQRVNLDAMERNTRDESNLYDETDEAKLKVNMSNFHSILLKNLRLTYYGPTNYLSLLMNDPYGTRLFAKYAELQEKKLIEIESHSSLDYSVLKQNRIEPDTEDCSRIPEPLQMQIPLIPRDKTLIYLVERFFQICYPLAPFLDKDNFMKSISPLWENGGYSQNNIILLKCGTLASLLIVLRFSSLSLSSERYLVEPEVAIPSTYVEYSKVLLLSSKGSGRINLSIIQAILLLRTYKTICPEDDNESTDTRILLGIATDMAIIQGLSLNTRMNRFISKDELYIRKKLWLQLFYDDASNSFNFGIQTSICEFETEEFAKLLEEVGTPLENEKKYITRQFKMKIQVASLIRKVVLLMNHRNQEISVSEVTNILNDFDRLLHEEMYSFDQLINYDSSFTSSEISYRVSEYIMKIDLYYKSFMLYYFLFLNWDNDISLDYSRAHFLHLALEKGIILTLLGDYFTKDKSFFFGPEFEKLVGTCIWSSLAKIIPSMVCLLCRSLDGEYNIFMAFKNFKSSCFDIMSWANIDCMDNTSSIKNILKKYQDIYQKCVQLHTKYFITYKVCVCLHFSLDFIQNTYPTFFQDIFSKTSNSIEELASFLDSDNHDTLKNFIDYNFDYNLFSTFLEDS; from the coding sequence ATGAAGAGTTCTGGATATGAACTGAAAAGAGACAAAATCTCCTACGCTTGTGGAAGGTGTAGAAAGCGTAAAATAAAATGTGATCGTAAGCTCCCAAGTTGTAGCTCATGTTCAGAATTAGGAGAGACAGGAAGTTGCAAATATGAGTCTGATAAATGGCAAACAGATTTGATGGTATATGAACCTGGAAATGCACAATTGCGAAAAGAAGTAGGGGTTTTGAGAACTAAAATAAGGTTGCTAGAGAATACGGTCAGTACTCAAAGGGTAAATTTAGATGCGATGGAAAGGAATACAAGAGACGAACTGAATTTATATGATGAAACGGATGAAGCGAAATTAAAGGTCAATATGTCTAATTTCCATAGCAttctcttgaaaaatttaagaTTAACGTATTATGGGCCTACAAACTACCTAAGTCTTTTAATGAATGACCCATATGGCACAAGACtatttgcaaaatatgcAGAgcttcaagaaaaaaagtTAATAGAAATCGAGAGCCATAGTAGTCTCGACTATAGCGTTTTAAAACAAAACCGCATAGAACCGGACACGGAAGATTGTTCTCGTATTCCCGAACCATTGCAAATGCAGATACCACTTATACCACGGGATAAAACTTTAATATATCTAGTTGAGcgattctttcaaatttgctATCCATTAGCTCCATTTCTCGATAAAGATAATTTTATGAAAAGCATTTCTCCATTATGGGAGAATGGAGGCTATTCAcagaataatataattctaCTCAAATGTGGAACATTAGCGTCATTATTGATTGTTTTAAGATTTTCATCGTTGTCCTTATCGTCAGAAAGATATCTAGTGGAACCAGAAGTGGCTATACCGTCTACCTACGTTGAATATTCCAAGGTGTTACTTCTATCTTCCAAAGGGTCTggaagaattaatttaagTATTATTCAAGCAATTTTGCTTTTACGAACGTATAAGACAATTTGTCCcgaagatgataatgaatcaacaGATACCAGGATATTATTAGGAATTGCTACCGATATGGCAATAATTCAAGGACTTTCCTTGAATACTAGAATGAATCGGTTTATTTCAAAGGACGAATTATATATTCGAAAGAAACTTTGGTTACAACTTTTTTATGATGATGCATCTAATTCATTCAACTTCGGCATACAAACATCAATTTGTGAATTTGAAACAGAAGAATTTGCTAAATTATTGGAGGAAGTGGGAACTCCgcttgaaaatgaaaagaaatatataaCGAGACAatttaaaatgaaaattcagGTCGCATCATTAATAAGGAAGGTagttttattaatgaatcataGAAACCAAGAGATCAGTGTATCTGAAGTcacaaatattttgaatgattttgatagaCTATTACATGAGGAAATGTATAGCTTTGACCAACTAATCAATTATGATTCAAGTTTCACGAGCAGCGAAATAAGTTATAGAGTTCTGGAATATATCATGAAGATAGATCTCTATTATAAATCATTCATGCTATATTActttttgtttttaaaCTGGGATAATGATATATCCTTAGACTATTCTAGAGCACATTTCCTTCATTTGGCACTTGAGAAGGGAATTATTTTAACTCTCTTAGGTGATTATTTTACTAAAGATAAAAGCTTTTTCTTTGGGCCTgagtttgaaaaattagttGGTACTTGTATTTGGTCGTCATTAGCGAAGATAATACCTTCTATGGTATGTTTATTATGTCGTTCACTTGATGgtgaatataatatttttatggCGTTTAAAAACTTCAAATCATCGTGTTTTGACATCATGTCGTGGGCAAATATAGACTGTATGGATAATACTAGCTCTATAAAGAATATCTTGAAGAAGTATCAAGatatatatcaaaaatgtGTACAGCTTCATACTAAGTATTTCATTACTTACAAGGTTTGTGTATGTCTTCACTTTAGTTTAGACTTTATCCAAAATACTTATCCAACTTTTTTTCAAGACATTTTCTCGAAAACTAGTAATTCTATTGAAGAGCTTGCCAGTTTCCTAGATTCTGATAATCATGACACtctcaaaaattttattgattataattTCGATTACAATCTATTTCTGACGTTTTTGGAAGACAGTTAG
- a CDS encoding DEHA2C00616p (some similarities with CA5585|CaCSA1 Candida albicans CaCSA1 mycelial surface antigen), which yields MLSVNLLATAVVGFYASSINAADYETYPTVAHTASINGFADKIYDRLPECAKPCVQQDTGNTPCPYWDPGCLCVMSNWGGPVAECIAENCQGDNVVTATSLATSICSSAGVPSPFWFIPASASADLSEAAEATITDDVTSSSAAETTEPASSAPATSEPVSFEPASSEPVSFEPASSEPVSFEPASSEPVSFEPASSEPVSFEPASSEPASFEPASSEPTTLAPATTDPATSEPASSAPATTDPTTSDTAENPYATFPTVARTASINGFADKLYDQLPECAKPCVEEDTGITPCPYWDPGCLCVMSNWGGEVAECIAENCEGSGVSTATSLATSVCSSAGVPSPYWYIPASASADLSQAAAAASTVTGTANSSSATETTDPASSGSATTDSASSGPATTDSASGIPSSVSSVAATNPDGRHTNATSTITNQSVTTATTCSSCTNNRTTFNSTKSNGPVVTKTGEIFTSSDSNADYTSTSVIGSDATNVELSTTVVTITSCESNKCSNILKTTGLTVVTEEHTSYTTYCPLPTESESIVTTIVSCDRNTSKSIPTTTAKAITSEYDTQSKLSKHANSHVTETDINPAATSGTNELLSSSSSTAIANESSDSGSPDSQLVSSISVSSEYSLSSISNAFETATFSPSVFEGSSPVNKQWSLSSLIALFAIALF from the coding sequence ATGCTTTCCGTCAATTTGTTGGCTACTGCTGTAGTTGGTTTTTACGCTTCTTCAATCAATGCTGCTGATTACGAAACATATCCAACTGTTGCACACACAGCGTCGATCAATGGTTTCGCTGATAAAATTTACGATAGACTTCCAGAATGTGCTAAGCCATGTGTTCAGCAAGACACTGGTAACACACCATGTCCATACTGGGACCCAGGCTGTCTTTGTGTTATGTCAAACTGGGGTGGTCCAGTTGCCGAATGTATTGCTGAAAATTGTCAGGGTGATAATGTTGTTACTGCAACAAGTTTAGCTACATCTATCTGTTCCAGTGCAGGTGTACCAAGTCCATTTTGGTTCATTCCAGCTTCAGCTTCAGCTGATTTACTGGAGGCTGCAGAAGCTACTATTACTGATGACGTTACTTCCTCATCCGCTGCTGAAACCACTGAGCCAGCTTCTTCAGCACCAGCTACCAGCGAACCAGTTTCCTTTGAACCAGCTTCTTCCGAGCCAGTTTCCTTTGAACCAGCTTCTTCCGAGCCAGTTTCCTTTGAACCAGCTTCTTCCGAGCCAGTTTCCTTTGAACCAGCTTCTTCCGAGCCAGTTTCCTTTGAACCAGCTTCTTCCGAGCCAGCATCATTTGAACCAGCTTCCTCCGAACCAACTACTTTAGCACCAGCCACCACTGATCCAGCCACCTCCGAACCAGCTTCTTCAGCACCAGCTACCACTGATCCAACCACCTCCGATACAGCTGAAAACCCATACGCTACTTTCCCTACTGTTGCACGTACCGCATCTATTAACGGTTTCGCTGATAAGCTTTACGATCAACTCCCAGAATGTGCCAAGCCATgtgttgaagaagataccGGTATTACTCCATGTCCATACTGGGACCCAGGCTGTCTTTGCGTTATGTCAAACTGGGGTGGTGAAGTTGCCGAATGTATTGCTGAAAACTGTGAAGGTAGTGGAGTTTCAACTGCTACCAGTTTAGCCACTTCTGTCTGTTCCAGTGCAGGTGTGCCAAGTCCTTATTGGTATATTCCAgcttctgcttctgctGACTTACTGCAAGCTGCCGCTGCCGCTTCTACCGTTACTGGTACAGCAAACTCTTCGTCCGCTACTGAAACTACTGATCCAGCTTCTTCAGGGTCAGCCACTACTGATTCAGCTTCTTCAGGGCCAGCCACTACTGATTCAGCTTCAGGAATTCCTTCTTCGGTTTCTTCTGTAGCTGCAACTAATCCTGATGGAAGACACACTAATGCCACTTCCACAATTACAAATCAGTCAGTAACAACAGCTACGACTTGCTCTTCCTGTACTAATAACAGGACAACCTTCAATTCCACCAAATCTAATGGGCCAGTTGTCACTAAAACAGGTGAAATCTTTACATCCTCCGACTCCAATGCAGATTACACTTCTACTTCGGTAATTGGTAGTGATGCTACCAACGTTGAATTATCTACTACTGTTGTTACAATAACATCCTGTGAATCAAACAAATGTTCGAATATCTTAAAAACAACAGGTCTTACCGTTGTCACGGAAGAGCACACATCCTATACTACCTATTGCCCTCTTCCAACAGAATCAGAAAGTATTGTCACAACAATCGTTTCATGTGACAGAAATACTAGTAAGTCAATTCCAACTACAACTGCTAAAGCTATCACAAGCGAATATGATACGCAATCTAAACTTTCAAAGCATGCAAACAGCCATGTAACAGAAACTGATATCAACCCGGCCGCAACTTCAGGtacaaatgaattattgtcGTCTTCTAGTTCTACTGCAATCGCAAACGAATCATCAGATTCAGGTTCTCCAGACTCCCAATTAGTTTCTTCTATCTCAGTTTCCAGTGAGTACAGcttatcttcaatttctaatgCATTTGAAACCGCTACCTTCAGTCCAAGTGTGTTCGAAGGTTCATCGCCTGTTAACAAACAATGGagtttatcttcattaatagCTTTATTTGCTATTGCTCtcttttaa